The nucleotide sequence AGCTCAGGTGCAATTACTTTTTCCTTGCCTACAAGCTGTTTTAAACTCATAGGCCTAAAATAAACCATCATGCAATTATCTGCATCGAGGGAAGGAAAGAATATCAAACTAAAAATTTCTATTTTATCAAGCAGAGGGTTTACCTCAAGGTCATGCCTTAGATCTATATTATAGCCCCAAAAATCAAGAAATTTTTCATTAAAACCTTTTGAAGCGATAAAATAAGGATATTTTTTAGCATCAGCTTCCAAACGAAAACGGCCTGACTCATCAGCTTCACCGCTGATTATAACTTCAAATCTTTCCGTTAAAAGAGCAACTTTAGCATGACTGACAGGCTGTTTGTTTTTATCCCGCACAATTCCCTTTATAACACTCATAAAAATAACTCCTGTACCGCAGATTATACCGTAAAAAACAGAATATTGTCAAGCAAAAATTACAAATTTCAAATTAAAACTATTTACGCTTATACTTTGAGGCAGAGCTTAAGCCTTCTTTTTTCCTTTGAGTTCCGTTTTTCCGTTTTTGTCCTCTTTTTCCCTTACCGATAGAGCCGTAATTAGCCGGAGCTTCATTTTTTGCGTCAATATGCATATGAGGTAAGCCCCTTTTCTTTTTACAGAGGCGCAGAGCATCATTTGCGGCATTTTTAGGCATTGTAGCAAGAGAAAACTTATCCATAACCTCTATGTCATCTACAAGCCGTTCGGGGATTGAAAGAAGCCGGCTTAGCATTTCGGCAAGTTTTCGCTTTGTGATGCCGTCTTTTCGGCCCACACCTATATAAAGACGCAAAGAATCCTCATCCGATTTTCGCGCCCTCCCTTCGGAACGCACAGGCTTGATTGTTTTATAATGAGCAGGCGATAAAAACGAGCCGTACTGCATTTGAAGAATAAAGGAGAGAACAGTTTGAGCATCTCCGTATTCTACAAGTTTATTTGCAAAGGCTGCAAAGCCCTGTTCGGGTTTTTCTTCGCTAATGCGTTTTTCGATTTGGGCAGCCGTTTCTTTTAAGATACGGGTACGCTTGATCTCGATGACTTGTTCGATTGAAGGAATTTTGCCTTCTTTTAATTCTCCGCGGGCATGTTTGCGCAGGTACTCGATTCTTTTTACCTCATTAGGGCGTACAAAACTTACGGCAACCCCTGCCGCTCCGGCCCGTCCCGTTCTTCCTATACGGTGGGTATAGGTCGGCCCGTCATAAGGAATTGCATAGTTTACAACATGGGAAATGCCTTCGATGTCTATACCCCTTGCGGCAACATCGGTTGCAACAAGAATGCGAGTCTTTTTAGATCTAAAGCGTTCCAATATTTTTTCCCTTTGACTTTGAGGAATATCCCCGTGGAGGGCGGCAGCTTCGTAGTGCCTTTCGTCAAGTTCCTTTGCAACATCATCGGCATCGATTTTTGTTTGGCAAAATACGAGGCCGTAAAAGTTAGGGCTTGTATCTATAAGACGGACAAGAGCTTCGGTTTTATCCCCTTCCCTTACGACCCAAAAAAACTGTTCCGTTAAAGACGCTCTTTCTTCTTGAGGTTCTTCTTCGACAATTTCATAGTCGCCCATAAAGTCGGAAGCTATGCTCAGTATCTGCTTGGGCATCGTCGCCGAAAACATTAAAACACGGGCTTCAGGATTTGCCTTTGAAAAGATATTTTCTATGTCTTCGATAAAGCCCATGTTAAGCATCTCATCAGCTTCATCCAAAATAAAATATTCTATATCTTCGATTTTTAGGGAGCCCCGCTCAAGATGATCCATTATGCGGCCGGGAGTTCCTACAACAATTTCGACGCCGGTTTTTAGGCTTCTAAGTTGAGGGCCTATCGCCGCTCCTCCGTAAACGGTTGCGATACGGGGATATTCTTCGATTCTAAAAGATTCAAGTTCGCCGGCAACTTGAACGGCCAGCTCTCTGGTAGGAACCAAAATAAGGGCTCTCACCCTTCCGGTGTTTGAACGCAGCTCCTGCACAAGGGGAAGGCCGAAGGCTGCCGTCTTTCCCGTTCCTGTCCGAGCCTTAGCGATAACATTTGCTTCTCCCGAAAGAAGACGGGGAATAGCCAAAACCTGAATAGGAGTAGGTTCTTCAAAACCCTTGGCTTCAACTGCTTGCAGGACTATATCGTCAAGTCCCAATTCTTTAAAAGTAATTAACATAATCTTATAAATATAATAAATAAGCAAAAAAAAATCTATAGCTTAACGATAATTGACACATCTTCCGTTTTAGGCTAAACTTAGCGCCAATATGAACTACATCGACTTATTAAAAACTTCGGCAAAAAAAACGAATAACTGTGCATGTATGGGCTTAGACCCGATTTTTGAAGCTATTCCGAATAAAACGGGAATGGTAAAGGATAATCTTGTAAGCTTTTTTAAAGAGCTTTTAGATAAGATGAAGGAAAAGAATTTGGTTCCCGCAGCTTTTAAACCTAATATAGGTTATTATTCGGCCCTTGATAAGCCCAGGGAAAAAGATTTTTCGGGCTCCGAAAGCCTTGCAGAAATTTTATTCCTAATCGAAAAACACTTTCCCGGTATTCCTGTAATCCTCGATTCAAAGCGGGGAGACATTGCCCGCTCCAGTCTTAACTATGCTATCGAGGCCTTTGACGGCTGGAAGGCGGATGCGGTAACGGTCAGTCCCTACATGGGAAGCGATTCTATTCTTCCCTTTATTTCGGAAAAGTATTTGGATAAGGGGGCTTATATTTTAAACCGGACCAGCAATCCCGGAGCAAAGGATTTTCAAAATCTTAAAACCGATTATGACGGTAAAAATAATCCGGAGCTTTATATCGAGGTTGCAAAAAAGATTGCTTTTTATGCGAAGGAATTTCCGGGAACGGGAGCCGTTGTCGGTGCTACGGGAATGGAAGAGCTAAAAATAATTTCAAGTATTTACGCCCAAGCGGGAGAGGTTCCCATGCTGATTCCGGGAGTCGGCTCCCAAGGAGGAGATGCTAAAACGGTAATGGAAGTTCTTAAAAATTCCGGCTGCGATTTAGCCCTCATAAGAATAAACAGCTCCAGTGCCTTGACCCATCCTTGGAAAAAAGCACCTGTGCCTGAAAACTATTTGGAGCTTTGTATAAACAATATCGAAAAACTTTTAAACGAGACGGCAATCAACAACATCAATTTTTAGAATCTTCAAAAATAGAATCTAAGATGGAATCTATGCGGCGTTTTGTGTATCCGCTTATGACATAAGAATTATTAGAAGCCGAATCAAACAAAATAAAATCGCCGCTTTCCATCGGTGTAAGAAAAATATTTATTTTTTCTCCCGTACCTAAAATTAAATTAAGCTCTTGAGTTTCCGAATTGGTAATCGGAAATGCAGGAAAAATATCTATACATGAAAATTGTTTTAACAATGTTTCCAACTCGCCGAATTTTTCTTTATGTTTATCCGAACGGGTGATAAGCTGTTTGTTTTTTTCGATAAGCTGAATTGAATTATTTTCAAATTTGTATTTATAAATTTGCAGGTCGAGCCAAAAGTTAGATTTTAAGGTTAAAAAAGAAGATAAGACATCGGGCATAATAAAAATCTTTGTTCGGGCGTCTATTCGGACATAGCGGTTTATCCCAAGCGTATCGTTTTTTCCGAAAACGAAATCGCCCATTATGGTTTTATCGGAACGCAATAGCTGTAGACGGGCAGCATGACCTTCATCCAGACCAAAATTAATATATTGTTTTATGTCATCGCTTACAAACCTAAAATTTTGTTTAGTACTTAAAACGGAAAAAAGTCTTTCTATCAAGGCCGATTGAACCTTATATTCTCCAGATTGAGTACTCAAAACAAACTTATCCTTTTTTTTGATAAGCCTTAATTCGTTAAAACGCGGAGGAAGGGAATTATCCGGAATAGTAAAAACAATTTCATCTATGTTTTCTATATTTTGTTTTAAAACGAGAGAGGTGTTAAAAACATTTGCTTCATTTTTTGGAATACTTACAAAAATCAAACTTAGGAGAAAAAAAATATTTGCAAAA is from Treponema denticola and encodes:
- a CDS encoding carboxypeptidase-like regulatory domain-containing protein; amino-acid sequence: MSVIKGIVRDKNKQPVSHAKVALLTERFEVIISGEADESGRFRLEADAKKYPYFIASKGFNEKFLDFWGYNIDLRHDLEVNPLLDKIEIFSLIFFPSLDADNCMMVYFRPMSLKQLVGKEKVIAPELGTDDITVSVNGDFYEIATMRVISETVNKGVEPIRAYALKISLDGIEFDGKNKLEISIIKDDGYGEAVLFF
- a CDS encoding DEAD/DEAH box helicase: MLITFKELGLDDIVLQAVEAKGFEEPTPIQVLAIPRLLSGEANVIAKARTGTGKTAAFGLPLVQELRSNTGRVRALILVPTRELAVQVAGELESFRIEEYPRIATVYGGAAIGPQLRSLKTGVEIVVGTPGRIMDHLERGSLKIEDIEYFILDEADEMLNMGFIEDIENIFSKANPEARVLMFSATMPKQILSIASDFMGDYEIVEEEPQEERASLTEQFFWVVREGDKTEALVRLIDTSPNFYGLVFCQTKIDADDVAKELDERHYEAAALHGDIPQSQREKILERFRSKKTRILVATDVAARGIDIEGISHVVNYAIPYDGPTYTHRIGRTGRAGAAGVAVSFVRPNEVKRIEYLRKHARGELKEGKIPSIEQVIEIKRTRILKETAAQIEKRISEEKPEQGFAAFANKLVEYGDAQTVLSFILQMQYGSFLSPAHYKTIKPVRSEGRARKSDEDSLRLYIGVGRKDGITKRKLAEMLSRLLSIPERLVDDIEVMDKFSLATMPKNAANDALRLCKKKRGLPHMHIDAKNEAPANYGSIGKGKRGQKRKNGTQRKKEGLSSASKYKRK
- the pyrF gene encoding orotidine-5'-phosphate decarboxylase is translated as MNYIDLLKTSAKKTNNCACMGLDPIFEAIPNKTGMVKDNLVSFFKELLDKMKEKNLVPAAFKPNIGYYSALDKPREKDFSGSESLAEILFLIEKHFPGIPVILDSKRGDIARSSLNYAIEAFDGWKADAVTVSPYMGSDSILPFISEKYLDKGAYILNRTSNPGAKDFQNLKTDYDGKNNPELYIEVAKKIAFYAKEFPGTGAVVGATGMEELKIISSIYAQAGEVPMLIPGVGSQGGDAKTVMEVLKNSGCDLALIRINSSSALTHPWKKAPVPENYLELCINNIEKLLNETAINNINF
- a CDS encoding DUF4340 domain-containing protein, producing MKSFFKLKKYTQALIFANIFFLLSLIFVSIPKNEANVFNTSLVLKQNIENIDEIVFTIPDNSLPPRFNELRLIKKKDKFVLSTQSGEYKVQSALIERLFSVLSTKQNFRFVSDDIKQYINFGLDEGHAARLQLLRSDKTIMGDFVFGKNDTLGINRYVRIDARTKIFIMPDVLSSFLTLKSNFWLDLQIYKYKFENNSIQLIEKNKQLITRSDKHKEKFGELETLLKQFSCIDIFPAFPITNSETQELNLILGTGEKINIFLTPMESGDFILFDSASNNSYVISGYTKRRIDSILDSIFEDSKN